TGGGAAAGGGTGTGAAACCGAGACACTTGACAGCTGCCTTCCACATACTCTGTCGTCTGTATCAGAGCATATTATTTTCGTGCAATATTTACATTcggctgatacttttctccaaagcaacatgcagcaTTAAGATACTTatcatgatttacccatttgtactgctgagtaattttaagCAATTTcgagtaagtacctcactcaagggtactacagaaggtgATGGTATTCAGACAGGGGACCTTTGcatggaaggcagcagctctacatGATCTGATAGCGGTGAATtgttatttagtcatttattggTAATATATCTGACCTTGCAGTATAGGGTCAGGGATTAATCGAGGCAAACGGACATGCAGAGATGATACATCTGAGGACTGGTTTTCTTTTGGTCTATTTCCTGACTCAGCAGGACACCTGGTGCTCTGCAAGTGTCCTTAAACCTTCGAGAGATTTCTGAAGGTTCATGCTTGATTGTCTAAGTGTGACACAAATCACCGTCCATGTAGGTTCCAAGCAAGTCTtgtcttctctctttttcccaCTGTAGGAGAAAAGGAAccagaaaaggagggaaagtcCTGGCAGGAAATCATGATGTTCCCAGCAAACACggtattattagtattattagtagtagAAGCAGTAGCaccatttgtttgctttgtacatgtgtttaattcattttagtgAATTTTTAGTTgtttccatccagggtgtgaaCGTATTCCTCTTCTGGGGACAATCTCAGTTCTTCGGTTGCTGATTTGCTCCCCTTGACCAGGTTATGAAGGAAGGCTCAAGCCAAGGCTTCTGCTGTATCCCCCCAAGAGGGAGGAACATCATCAACATTAGTTTCGACAACATCCATTATCCACTTATTGAGATTGGTGATGGTGTCCAAGGGACCATGGTGCAAAACCTCAATGCCACCTCAGAAGTCGGGGTTGTTTTTTGCTGTGAAGACTCCGCCAGCAAGAGGTTTCAAATCAACTATGTCTCCTGTGAGTTCTGCAGATGGTTGAAATCAACCATTCATGGTGCAAAACCAGACGTTTCCCAGTGCTTTACCGgtttctgtttacatttgtgGTTTCTATTAACAACTTTCGCAgaatgtttatttgcatttcttttaagGTGTGAAAGGAAAGAGCAatgtgtaatgaaaaaaaaattgagatcaACATCTGatatgcagggggtgcggtggtgcggcgggtttggccgggtcctgctctttcgtgggtctggggtttgagtcctgcttgcggtgccttgtgacggactggcgttccgtccggggtgtgtcccctccccctccagtcttacgccctgtgttgctgggttaggctctggctcaccgtgaccctgcttgggacaagcggtttcagtcaatgtgtgtgtgagatttgaTATTCAGCTCTGAAGAAAAACAGGTATAAGAATAATAAGACTGAATGAAGCCTTCTGTGAATGTAGTTCCCCCACAGAAACCAAGGAACTTCTCATGTAAGACAGAAAACTTGAGGAAAGTGAACTGCACCTGGGATCCAGGGAGACGCCCCAACTTGGCCTCTCACTACAAGCGCAGCTACAGTCTACAAATACAGTGAGTACAGCATGGCCAGGCGAGCAAACACAGCTGAGTCGTATTGCTGGTCAACACACTCCATCAAAAATGTCCCAATCTAAAACAGGTCCTCAGTCAGGGTAAACAATGTAGTCTAGGTGGAATGCTGctgttaaaattacatttacatttttccattagtGGACACTTTCCTCAGCTGCAACTcatagtaaacaaaagtgcatttcaccaagagGCAAAGAATTTTACATACAAACATGATGATTGATTATTGATTACTGATACCACCATTCTTGCCAATATGCAAATGATGctcatggggcagctggtagtggagtggttatactgtagctgctgcctttggacccaaaggttgcacgttcaAATCCTAGGTGcaatacccttcagcaaggtactcaaCCTTAGATTGtggcagtaaaattacccagctgtataaatgggaaaacaattgcaagttgctttgagaaaagtgtcagctacatgaaagGTGTGGTGGAAACTTTTCAGATCTTAGGTAGGGGCTGTTTTCAGTTAACGTTGAAGagatttaaaattagtttaaatatgTTGCTATCTGTAGAAAGTCAACTGATGACAGCTGTATTGTTAGACTGGTCTAGCTCTTTTACCTGATTCCTACCTGCATGGATCGGTTAGGAACTCATCGATGGAGAAGATCACCTGCCACTACACGTACTGCGAATTTGATACCATTCCGGGCTGGAAAGAGTACACAATCACAGTGACCGTGACGAACAGCCTAGGGAAGGAAAGTGAGAACTACATCTTCAACATCACAGATATTGGTGAGATCCAGTCCATTATGACCTTAGTCATGATAAAGGAGTTTACAGGATAGGGGTTAAAGGGTAGGGTTTTTGACTGAAAGCTTCAATTCATTGAATCATAAATGCGTTGTGTAGATGTTGGCATTGGGACCGGATTTGAGGAAATGGTGGCAGGTTCAAGTCTCTTGAGGTCACCATTTCCTCAAGTCTGGTCCCCTTaccgtcttctttgttctgTATGAGATGTTCTGTCCATCTAACATCCTTATTTTTCCTCCAGTGTTCCCAACTCCCATGCACCTGTCTGTGGTCCCAGGGGTACGCTCTGCGAATGTGTCCTGGATGCTCGAGGGGGACTTCTCTGGGATGGACCTTGTTTGTCAAATCAAAACCAGTCTGGAGGACAGCACCCCAGTGGTAATCGATCCATTGAGAAGCATCTTCCATCATTAAGACATACAGTAGATGATAGACTATCTTATCAAATGacatgtgtgaaaatgtttccattttgtttgtgtcCAAAAGCCAGTCAGTGTTTTCTGGTTCATGCACATCCCTACAAACATCCACAATAGTCCCGTCCCACAATCCCGTTGTGGTGCTGACCCCATAAGTCTGTTCCCTCATCCAAATTAATCTATTGCTGTAATTGCAAGGTTCCTAAAGGACACATACTGGGAAATCTCTTCAGAATATACAATGATTCCCACTTAGCATTTGTCTGTGCTTGGGATTCAAGTGTCCAATGGTCCAGCAGCCTGGCTGTGCTTCACCTTCCGTAAACTCCAGGTTGGGTGAGAGACATTACTGATGGATGGGGAAATGTACCCACAGGAGTACCCATTCCAAGGGTTGGTTGATgaaaggtacaagagcagggtGGATGGACTGCAGCCCTACACGCAGTACAATGTCTCTGTGAGCTGTTCTCAGCGAGGGACCACCAGGGATTGGAGAACATGGGTGTCCTCAGGACCATTCATGACCGAGATGGAAGGTAAGGCACAGTGCTCCCTCTGTTTTCAGTATGTGTATTGTGATGTGCGTCATGTGATGAGTGTAAATATCTCTGCTTCTGCCCTCTTCCCCGAGTGTACGGTTTCATCGTACCTCATTGCAATGACGCTTCTAAATGCCTATTGTGTACTTGGGTGCTTTCTCTCTTTCCAAGtgtgcagttctgctctcttttcctctttaaGAGTACACTCATTTCCATGTGAGTGAGTAAACTTCCTCCGTCTTTCACTATGAGGGCATGGCACACTTCTTCACCGCATCCCTTTCTGAGTTCACTGAACTGGCTCAGTTAAGTGCACCCTTCAACACATCCTTCCTAGTGAGGGTGCACTTTTCTTCTTGAGTTCCACGTTGAGTTCGCTGCTCGGCTTGTCCTTCGCTCTTATGTGCGctgtccttgtgtgtgtcacagctcCCTGGGTGACACTGGACTTGTGGATGACGATTGACCCATTCGACTACAATCGCAATGTGACCTTGCTGTGGAGGATGGTAGGCGCTCGCATACAACATTGTTTGTCCCATGGTAAAATGTGTATGGACATTAGAGTAACTTTTCAATGTTATTAAGTGCAACTCAAAACCTACTTGCATTTACAGAATAATTTTACAGACATTGTAGAGCATAACATAGGAGAAAAAATGTACTTGCTTCCGTTGGGTTTTCTTTTTGGGGATTACTGTCCAGGCTGTAATTCAAGCAagggaagctggtagtgtagtggtttgaggtgctgtctttagacccagaGATTGTAGGTTTGACTCACAACtttagctgttgtacccttgagcacttaccttaaattgctcccataaaaattaccttgctgtataaatgagtaaataaatgtaggcagtttaatgttataaattgcttaggagaaaagcatcagctgaatgaatgcaagATGACCTAAAGGATCTTGgctcaagtgtttttttttgagtgaaAGGGACTGGTATGAGTTTACAAACCAGCATTTATGAGGAAGGTCACACTGCTGTGGGGTGAAGTGGAACGGATCAGGATCCAGTCTGATTTCCCTGCCTACCATCTTTTTAGAACCAAAACAGTTCAGAGGCCAACATCATAATCCAGAGCTATCAGGTCACGTGGGAGGACCTGAACCAGCAAAAGAACTTATCTGTCAGCGCAGACAAGAATCAAGCAAAGATCACTGTCGGTCTGGgaaaatgcagtatttctgtCAAAGCTGTCAATAAGGCTGGCTCCTCCATGCCAGCTTACATCATTGTTCCATCCAAGGAGCTTCTGAACAGTGAGTGAAGCACAGTGTGATGTTCAAATGTACAGTGTTTACTGCTAGGACCTTTTCCTCAAAAGAGGACTCCATTATATGCAAAAGTCAACTTGTATAGCCAACTGTGGTCACTGTAGTTTGACAGATTAACATTTATACTTGACTGTTTTTCACATAATGAGATCTGTACCCTCCTTTAATTCCCCACGTGTGCAATACTGTCTATTTTAATATGAACAGGAACCCAAATCGAGACCAAAAGGGTGAAGAACAGTACTTTACAGGGATTCTTACTGTCATGGGCAGCAGATGCCAGTGCTACCTGTGGGTACACAGTTGAGTGGGACACAGTCAGGTCTTACAATGTGAGCAACAAGCCTGAAATCCAGTGGAAAAGAGTGCCAGTCGAGTGTACCTCCCTCATCCTTCCTGCAGGTAACTCTCTGCCAGACTGTGACCACAGTCCTAATTTACCTTGTGTTACCTGACCAGAGTGTTAGATtgcatgtgcagtgtgtgtcatACCACACCTGTTTCCACAGACATCTTCACATTCCATGGAGGGTGCAGGTACACCTTCCGCATCTTCGGCTGCACACGCAATGGACACCTGCTGTTGGAGAAGCAGGAAGGCTATACAGAGGAGGACAGTGAGTGTGTCgctgggggggcatggtgggacTTCGCTTGTCTTTCACACCCAGGGTTGGTTAATTAAAAATAGAGTTCCAGATGTTGGGGGATGGACACATTGCTCAACTCGGTGGCTCATCACTTCCAGTCAGAAACAAAATgagatgttcttttttaaagcCAGTAATCTAGGTTCCAGAAGTTATTGAGCCACAGGAACACTTTATGGCTGAAGAGATGTACGTTGTATAACAGAATATTCTTTTGTACTCAAGTTCAGAGTTTAAATGCCTATGTAATCAttatggttaaggttagggttttaaaacttaaaaaccaccaaaaggaaaattaaaaacatttttttttaattaaatgaaattaaaaatgttaatttttttgagatgtCATTTGAAAAGTTTTAAACAGAGAACAACTGCAAACGTGTGTCTCGATATTTCAATAAAAGCCACATTATGTCAACAAACCATGAGAGTTAAGATAATCAGGATAAACTCCTTGTTGTAAAGCATGAagaacatgtatttttatttcctgatggtttttttttactccatacTCGGAACACAATCAAGTCACAGTGTTGCCCCTTTATAGCATCAAGTGTGCTTTgctatttattatcatttttctgACAATAATCTCCTGTAGATGCGGATGGTCCTGAACACCATTACTGCTGGGGTGTTGTCACCATTTCTGAAAACTAAGGAATTTcgaaaaatacaatacaaattaaaaaaggagCATCACTGTGGTACCatgacatttttgtcatttatttatgctgCACATACTACTTGATACCTGACACCACTTAGCACCAAAGTCTGGAGCAAGTGCCTGGGCTACGGCGTTCTTCCAAACAGCATTCAAATGAGCGTCATTGAGCTGAGAAtcatattttgatttattccCATTCATAACAGAAAACAGTTGTTCAAAGACCTTAGTTGCTTCCAAAATTGACATATTTCTTTTAGCAAAACAGGCATCAGCCTTTGCTGTTTTGAACCTGTgttgcaataaaatgttcaactGCAATGGATTTATTCTTAGGTATAGAATCACACTTCAGATTAGTTATCTCAAACTAGAGTTCCTCTGCTATTTCATGCGCCTTCGTAGAAAATGGATTTTGAAATATTGCAGTCTTTCTCAAAATCCTTAAAGTCAGCGAAGCTTCCACTAAACTGCTGCCGTAGTGTGGAGATTTTGTCACCTAACTGTTCTGCCTGAACATCCACAAGCGACTCCACGTTACCTAGGTGAGACTTCAGAGCTGGAGGATGGAACAGActcttttctctcttctgtttTCCTGTAGTTCAAGGTTAATCAGGAGAGCACGAAGGCTGTCGTATAGCGCTGTCACCACTTTATTTCGTCCCTGTGTCTTTGTCCGAAGTCCGTTCAGCCGCTCCGTTATATCAACCATAAAAGTGAGGTTCTTGAGCCATCCGTCGTCCTGTAGCTCTCGAAATAGGCTTTTCCTTCACATCCGTAAACACCTGTATCATTGACAAAAGCACGGTCCCTTGATTTAGCCAGTGAACGTCGGTGTGATATGGGAGTCCATGAGAACTTCAGGTGTCTTCCAGAAGGCGGCTGGATCACTTGCCGTTAAGAGGTTTTGCTGCTATAACTCTGTCTTTATTGCCACATCCATAACGTTATCCACCTTCAGCGTTGGGCAAGGACCTTTGGTGTAAAATGCAGTGCGAATGGTGAAATTCGTGCTGTGCCTCGAACTTTGGTGCTGCCCCATCTTCGCTCCCCGTCATTTGTGGTGCTCCTTCTGTAGCCAGACACAGAGCCTGTTGGCACTCTACGGTCAGTGCGTGTCCAGAGCTTCCATTAAACTCTAACACGTCTTCACCTCTGCTGGTGTCTTTTATCGGAACCAATTCAACACACTCTTCCACTTCATACGTATCTTTATGAGTAGAGTACCACGAATGCAAACTTCGAGCTGAGCTGTGTCGGTTATATTCGCGGCAACCAAAAAGCTGCTCGCTAACGCGGTGCCTTAAATCAGAAATTCTCTCTGCGGCCGTGTTTCTTCAATAAGGCTTGCACTAGCAAATCCTTGCAGTTTATCTGGGCACGTCGGTTCTGCACTCATTAACATGTGCTTCTTTATCAGTTCTCCGTCAGGAAATGATTTTGAAGCCAATGCTAGCCGCGGCGCTATCGCGTAGCTTGCCTTAGCTGTCGCCTCACCGGCACGGCAGACCCTTGTAAGCAGCAGCCGCTGCTTTTTCGACGCGTTCTCCGcctcaaaaatgttttactcGCGTGACTTCCCGGCCATCGCAGATCTCGCACTGATTAGTTTCGTTTCACGTCTGTGAACGTTGCGCTCTTTAGCAACACGCCGGCTTCCTGTCGCCTTAGCTAACcgtttttccacttttcctAAAGCGCAGGAGAGCATTTatctgcttttctttccttcGCTAACATCTTCTTTCAGCCCtaatgtatgtaatgtttttttcatacattctcAAATAACTAACTTTTGCTAACTAACAAACTCAGTGTTTTTCACCCTTAAGTGATGTCATTTGGCAATTTGGAAATTGAGAAAAATCTGTAAAGTACTGGCCCTGTGGGTTTGGTGTCCTCGGGCATTTGATGGTGTGGCTGTATAATAAATTGATTTACTTACTACATAACTTCACATGGGCagattaatttattgatttagtgaTTTTAGCCGCTAGTGTATTACTGATGACAGTTCTTAAAGCgcataaatgtacaatatttagtCAATATTTTATCATGTGGCTGgataaatgggggggggggggggggggagtggtttggaccgggtcttgctctctggtgggtctagggttcgtgtcccgcttggggtgccttgtgatggactggcgtcccgtcctgggtgtgtcccctcccgctccggccttgcgctctgtgttgccgggttaggctccggctcaccacgactctgtatggggcaagcggcttcagatggtgtgtgtgtggataaatAGGTTCCAGAGGCCATATGTCTCACATCCCTGCCTTATTGTCTGTTCTCTTTCTCAGAGCCCACTAGTAAACCTTATGACCTGAATGTGGCCCACAAGTCCACAAGTCCACCCTCTGCCGTACTGAAGTGGACCTTCCCAGAGGATGACCCCACGCACCCTGGCTTTATTACGGGGTACCTTGTCACAGTGCAGCATGGGGACGGCTCACGGACGGGTGGGTGGAAGATCTCCTCTTAGGGTGGGTGGTCTGGGATTGTGCCCCGTGAGCACTGAGAGATGCAAGTCTACAGCTCTTGGCTATTGAAAACATGATAGACGTTCACGGTAAAGTACATATTACTTCATGCTGTAAAGTATTTTAAAGCAAcagatgttgtgttttttcctaGGGTCCAATTAGTAGAggagtaagtagtgtattggTTGAAGaacttctgtaaaaaaaaaaaggtcaaactCCAAGAGAGGACTTGGATTATACCCTGGATCCATAACCTGTATGttcacatacatatgtatagacatacaaacaaatttatatatatatatatatatatatatatatatatatatatatatgaaagacAGAGGGTTTAAAGACGAATGGTTTAAGGCAGTGAAAAGAGAAGTTCCTGAACCTCATCTCGAGTGGAATTATCATGCAATGTGAATGTAAACCAGTGGATGATGGTGTTTACCAGTGACTTGTACCGCAATCTCTGACTGCTCGCTAAACTTTTCCATACAGTGGGCAGCTGTTGCTTCCATTGATTTAAAGCAGTGGTTTCATAGTGTATCTGCCTCAGGGTTCGGTCAATTCCGTTACTACTTTACTCCAACACCATAAAGGCAGGCAAATCCAGCACAGGTTAGGGTGGTTTTAGCACTGGAAGCAAAATC
Above is a genomic segment from Scleropages formosus chromosome 17, fSclFor1.1, whole genome shotgun sequence containing:
- the osmr gene encoding leukemia inhibitory factor receptor, producing MRRSPTVPSHCHSPSRGAARAAKMHCTLLLLVLTCGSGRHLRGASGSELPPRIVQLEPGPQQELLVKWHAGGRGSASASSSSSSSPLAFRVQVARGTKSNVVNESDVTVIHDGGPWSWTWRSEWPLQCTDHWVRVAWVPRHPAQPMIWSEWKENQGEKEPEKEGKSWQEIMMFPANTVMKEGSSQGFCCIPPRGRNIINISFDNIHYPLIEIGDGVQGTMVQNLNATSEVGVVFCCEDSASKRFQINYVSFPPQKPRNFSCKTENLRKVNCTWDPGRRPNLASHYKRSYSLQIQNSSMEKITCHYTYCEFDTIPGWKEYTITVTVTNSLGKESENYIFNITDIVFPTPMHLSVVPGVRSANVSWMLEGDFSGMDLVCQIKTSLEDSTPVEYPFQGLVDERYKSRVDGLQPYTQYNVSVSCSQRGTTRDWRTWVSSGPFMTEMEAPWVTLDLWMTIDPFDYNRNVTLLWRMNQNSSEANIIIQSYQVTWEDLNQQKNLSVSADKNQAKITVGLGKCSISVKAVNKAGSSMPAYIIVPSKELLNRTQIETKRVKNSTLQGFLLSWAADASATCGYTVEWDTVRSYNVSNKPEIQWKRVPVECTSLILPADIFTFHGGCRYTFRIFGCTRNGHLLLEKQEGYTEEDKPTSKPYDLNVAHKSTSPPSAVLKWTFPEDDPTHPGFITGYLVTVQHGDGSRTGPRNITVDDPHKKSCDIPDLQEDMEYTITVQARTSAGLGPHSELMKKHPNHSSLIVKILTAFLVLLGIGLLMCILHRLTKGYILRVFCEPVKITVKILELDKSLYEASEKIGAVQAEDCPCCDINVLETPEKPVTKGNGTQLLYCPQAPMSSPSAQTHLVSLSITNMTYFSCSPEQDPYIPIRCDSMTPLGESCSSTGGYIST